Within the Anguilla anguilla isolate fAngAng1 chromosome 19, fAngAng1.pri, whole genome shotgun sequence genome, the region TGGGGGGATGCTCAGCTGCTCGTAGTTCAGGTGTTCCCTCAGTTCTGACAGATAGTTCACGTACGTCACCTTCTTCCCAAACTTATGACTGCCAGAAAAGAGCACAGACCTTTACTGGTAATTCACATCCAGATCTGCACCCgttacctttttaaaaaccttctGCATcatggctccccccccccatcccgatTTTGATatctggcaaccctccgactgccagacaaccgctcttacctcccgAGCTATGTCATTAACCCCCTGCAACTGCGGACAGAGAGACGTGGCCGTACCTTATCAGGGGACTGAACAGGTTCCCGAGGACTCTGATGTAGTTGGTTGGATGGACCACGTAGAGAGCTTTCAGATTCTTCTTGTAcctggaaataaaaaacaaacaccccaCAGTGGGTCTGGATCTCCATAAAATACAACCAGGAAGTGAACTCACCTGTAGGCCACACCTGTTTTAAATCACTATTATTCCACtcctaattaaaaataaataaataaatgaaatcatggAAGCAAGTAAAACAACGAGTGCTGTTGCAGCACGAACAGGAAGTAGCCATTTAATTAGCGAACCCCTGCGAAGTAAACACGGGGATGTGATAAAGCAAGAGCGCGGTGCGGCTGAATGCAGCGGGCTGGTACGCCcgcagaggggggaggggttaggggcggggtcagcgccGTGGCGACGGACGCACTTGCGGTCGAACTCGTTGTAGGCTTGACGCAGCCAGCTGAGCGACGGCTTGTTGGAGCTGCGCAGGCCGTAGTGGAAGTAGACCACGCTGTAGTCGCACTCCACGTACTGGTCCAGCGTGTACTTCAGATACCTGCAGAGAGGCCGACACACAGGGGGGACGAGACAGGACTTCAGTGTGTCTGCTGAGGTTAGGGCCACAGACAGAGTGCCAAGTCTGGATTTACTATTGGGCACTTGAGCCCACTGCCTAGTACCCACTCCCCAGTACCCACTGTCCAGTGCCCACAACCAAGTACCCAGCACCCACAACCCAGTATCCAGTATCCAGTATCCAGTACACACTGCTCAGTATCCAGTACCCAACTCCCCAGTGCCCACTACCCAGCAGCTTACTCCAGCAGTCTGTGGTGGTTGAGCTGGTGCGACGGGGgcatgcagcagcagctgaaaaTGATCAGTTTCCTGCCGTACTTGTCttcccctgagagagagagagagagagagagagagagagagagagagagagagagagagagagagagagtggttgGTGTGATTCGTGCACATTACCGTATGTACGTATAACACTGAGGACCTCAGGACTACAAAAGCATATATGTAGTGACATCAACacatctcccagcatgctttggctCTCACCGGCGACCTGGAGGATGCCGTGGCGGGCCACATCGTAGTAGGGGTGTGAGGTGTCCACACAGGAGCTCCTCCTGAGGACATCAGCGGGGAGGTCGCCTtgcacctcctgctcctcctcgtcCTTCCTCAGTtctgttgggggggtgggagaaaaAGGATGTGAttcagaggtcagagttcaAAATCATCATGGCCGTCGCATGTTTGGCAGACTGACGCACTCTATGGTCAGTCAGTATTGCAGCAGGGTAGCTGACCAGCCACAGGTCAGTGTCTTACAGACAGGGAGGGGTCAGTTCAGTGTACTGGGTACCAAATGCACCATATGCACATTCCTCACACGCATACCCAATTGCTGGGCTGCATCATGAACCACAAATGAACTCTGGGATACCAGAGAAGTGGTCTGAGGCTCAGCTCAGACTGGGCACAGCAGACGCACACAGCCTCCACCCCGCTGGACTGGCTGTCCCTCTGCGACAGCATTAGCCGTTTAGCAGCTGGCCTGCGAAGAGCGCCAGACTGATGAGCCCTGCTCGGCGTGCGCTATGCTGGCTAAGTAGCGCCACGCGGCCTCGCGGAAAAGCACTCGACCAATCAGCACGCATCCTGCCAGCCCTGGTGAGCGGGCGGGGTTCTGGGCTAAGGCCCGGCGCGGAGCCGGCTAGCGTTAGCGCGCGGGACCGTCGGTACGCGATTCAGCAACGGGAGTCATGGCTTCGGCCCGCCAGAAACAGCACAGGGACTTTCAGAGCAGAAGGGGATGAGGATGTGTGTGGCCGTttcatggggggaaaaaataatccTGCAAAAAGAAATCCTGCAAAATCCACAGTGCCCACAGAGGAGTGCTCTCACACTAAAGACAAGCCCCAGCACTCCTGTCTGAATCCCTTACCTGTCCACACTGTAAACGGATTTGGCTTTTTGgatcccacccccccatccctcctgGCCCCGATTCACAATTAAAGTATTTGTAAGTAAatgaagagtaaaaaaaaaaaaaaaaaggtatgaagGTGATGAAAACTGGATGAGTCAGCCTTTCagggattggggtggggggggggggagatcacCTATTTCAGCCAGCTGCTCCAGGTCCACGTCGGAGATCATTGTGGAAAAGCAGGGGGAGATCAGCTGACCGGTGTGTCTGTCCTGGGAATCAACTCTATCAAGAAAACACAAGTTCAGTGTTGACAGAAATAGCATTTGAGAtttctccgtttttttttttttttttaacagacccTCTGGATGTGAACTTCAACAAAAGTTGGTGGCAATTAGGGAATCTCTCCTGTCTGGACAAACAAGGGGAAAACAATTCTTACAATTGACTTAATTCGCTCCAAAAAGTATGAGGAATGGATCCGTGTCTAGTACACATGCACTTATCATAAAAGCTAGTCTGCACTCTCACATTGAGCAatggcctgagagagagggagaaaaatctaaatgaacaacaaaagcaagacaaagaaaacaaacagaaaaaaggaaaaaagataaGTTGaacagaaatgggaaaaaaaacaccatgtcgccccccccccccccacccccaccccacccaataaaaacatggaaGAAGCAGAGgactttaaaattgatggaGAAAGGCACAAATCGGTGCATAAAAATTAACCAGACTGCAGGAAATtaagtgtttgacgctcaaaatttcctggtggagaacccccaaacccccgctTACTTTGTGTCTCCCCCAAACCTAAGCCACTGCTCCTTTCAGATAagcgtcccccctcccctcccccaacctctTGCCACTTAAGAAGTGTGTCAATctgccaattttgtttttactgcaaaGGTCAAAATTGATTTCATTCACGTGCAGTGCCTGCAGGCTTACTGCAAGAATGTTGAAACTTTTCATTCCTTTCTCCGTTAATTCAAAACGGTTCTGTATTTATTATGCGTTGCACTTCCCACATTTGtcgtttgtgttttttatgttgttgcACTGAACAAATACTTACGTTTCTAAATTTGTATCGAATGTCTAATTGAAACAGATTTACTAAAAGTGCTAAAGTGTATAAAACACCACGTTAAATATAAACGTAAAACACTGCAGAACATAAACACACCGTGCAACAAACGGAACGTGTACACAAACTGCTTACAAACCAAACCTGTTTCGCttattttcattctatttaatAACTCTGTATAACTGGTGCGAGGCAAGCACAGATCAAACCAGCAACAGGCTCCCTACAGCAGCGACAGCACAGCTAACAGGAGACTGAACTCCACCACAAAGCACTTCATAAGATTGGTTTAGttgacatcacacacctgcaaaaaaaaaaaaaaccaaacaaccCCCCCAATGAGGTGATTATGCTTCATGACCAGGCCCCAAGTACCTGAACCAGTCTGCATCTGATAGGTGTGATAACAATGAATGTTGACATTTACAGAGAGAAggaaatgatttttcttttttaaagctcCTTCCCTCGACTGGTTTTGAAAAGGCCAAAATCGCCACTTGCGTGTTGAAAGGATTCACATTTCCCCCGCACAACCCTTGAGTGTAAAATTCAGTAGCTCAGTCCCATCAGGGAATCAGAACAGAACCTCTCGCTACTTAAGAAATGCCGAAGTCAGTTCTCCAAATCTGCCAATTTGGTTTTATTGTAAAAGGTCAAAATTGATTACATTCACGTGCAGTACCTGCAGGCTTATAGCAAGGATGTTTGTCGCAAACAAATAACACACCTTTAAGACTCGAAACTCTATTTACAGacccacataaaaaaaacaaaagacgagtttgtttcagtgtttatgTTGTTGCACTGAACAAATACTTACGTTTCTAAATTTGTATCGAATGGCTAATTGAAACATATTTGCTAAAAGTGAGAAAGTATATAAAACACCACGTTAAATATAAACGTTAAACACTGCAGAAGACAAACACACCAGGCAACAACCGGAACAGAAACCTGTACACAAACTGTTTACAAACCCAAAcatttttcacttattttcattccatttaaaaactcTGTATAACTCAGATAGCTTTGGTAACAACGTACAAATGTTATCACTGAAAAGGGAGGTGAGATTTTACTTTACCAAAACGCAACTTACTGAACTTCGCAGTTAGTAGCTGTGGCATTGCGGTCCAGCGGGACAAACCGCAGAGTTGGTTGAATCATTTTCACTCACAACTAACTTAAAGTGAAAGTATAGCGTGTGGAGACGCGGCCATTCCATGCACAATCGGCCCTGACCTGATAACCTAAAATCCCCATTTAAGATGCCAAATTGTGTAAAGCTACACGTATTCATACAAAAAAGATATACCGTGAATTTTCTTTACCTGTTCCAGGTGAGTCTTCATGCGTATCCAACAAAGTCAGGCATATATGTTAATGTTTAAAAGACACAATCATGAACCTCGACTAACTTCCCTCAGGTCATGTATTGCcgttttaaattcaaaatagtTTCAGTCGCTACCTAACGATTTCAGAAATTGCGCAACGTTTTACGCATGCTCAGATTTCTCCAGGCCTGCATTCCATTGCGTTCCAAGTTCCAGGTGGCCTCCGCTTGCCTGACTGGCAAGTGGTAGCACGCAGGTAAAAGCGGATAAACACATTCGGCAGCCACGCATCGGATTGAGAGGAACTTCTTTGCTTGAGATTCGCGTGGactgtagcctacataaatAA harbors:
- the LOC118218814 gene encoding LOW QUALITY PROTEIN: rho GTPase-activating protein 8-like (The sequence of the model RefSeq protein was modified relative to this genomic sequence to represent the inferred CDS: deleted 1 base in 1 codon) translates to MIQPTLRFVPLDRNATATNCEVQVDSQDRHTGQLISPCFSTMISDVDLEQLAEIELRKDEEEQEVQGDLPADVLRRSSCVDTSHPYYDVARHGILQVAGEDKYGRKLIIFSCCCMPPSHQLNHHRLLEYLKYTLDQYVECDYSVVYFHYGLRSSNKPSLSWLRQAYNEFDRKYKKNLKALYVVHPTNYIRVLGNLFSPLISHKFGKKVTYVNYLSELREHLNYEQLSIPPEVLRHERLRVAKKGAPARVPPPRPPLPSQQFGVSLQYIRERNKGALIPPVMSETVSYLKGKGLRTEGIFRRSARVQLIKDIKKLYNLGKPVDFDQYADVHVPAVILKSFLRELPEPLLTFALYEQVQDIVQVESSLRVTVVKQVIEGLPEHNYTVLKYLVCFLHMVAQESIMNKMSPSNLACVFAVNLIWPPHDSVSLRALTPLNIFTEILVEHYRTVFGSRSAPGELLP